One genomic window of Arvicola amphibius chromosome 4, mArvAmp1.2, whole genome shotgun sequence includes the following:
- the Lpl gene encoding lipoprotein lipase — protein sequence MESKALLLVALGVWLQSLTSFPAGVAAADARGDFTDIESKFALRTPEDTAEDNCHLIPGVAESVSNCHFNHSSKTFVVIHGWTVTGMYESWVPKLVAALYKREPDSNVIVVDWLYRAQQHYPVSAGYTKLVGNDVARFINWMEEEFNYPLDNVHLLGYSLGAHAAGVAGSLTNKKVNRITGLDPAGPNFEYAEAPSRLSPDDADFVDVLHTFTRGSPGRSIGIQKPVGHVDIYPNGGTFQPGCNLGEAIRVIAERGLGDVDQLVKCSHERSIHLFIDSLLNEENPSKAYRCNSKEAFEKGLCLSCRKNRCNNVGYEINKVRAKRSSKMYLKTRSQMPYKVFHYQVKIHFSGTEGNKQHNQAFEISLYGTVAESENIPFTLPEVATNKTYSFLIYTEVDIGELLMMKLKWKSDSYFSWPDWWSSPSFVVERIRVKAGETQKKVIFCAREKVSKLQKGKDSAVFVKCHDKSLKKSG from the exons CCAGAGGAGACTTTACAGACATCGAAAGTAAATTTGCCCTAAGGACCCCTGAAGACACAGCTGAGGACAATTGTCACCTCATTCCTGGAGTAGCAGAATCTGTGTCCAACTGCCACTTCAACCACAGCAGCAAGACCTTCGTGGTGATCCACGGCTGGACG GTGACAGGAATGTATGAGAGTTGGGTGCCCAAACTTGTGGCTGCCCTGTACAAGAGAGAACCTGACTCCAACGTCATTGTGGTGGACTGGCTGTATCGGGCCCAGCAACATTATCCAGTGTCTGCTGGCTACACCAAGTTGGTGGGAAACGATGTGGCCAGGTTTATCAACTGGATGGAG GAAGAATTTAACTACCCACTGGACAATGTCCACCTCTTGGGATACAGTCTTGGAGCCCACGCTGCTGGGGTGGCAGGAAGTCTGACCAACAAGAAGGTTAACAGAATCACTG GCTTGGATCCGGCTGGCCCTAACTTTGAGTATGCAGAGGCCCCCAGTCGCCTTTCTCCTGATGATGCAGATTTCGTAGATGTCTTACATACATTCACCAGAGGGTCACCTGGCCGAAGTATTGGGATCCAGAAACCAGTAGGCCATGTTGACATTTATCCCAATGGAGGCACTTTCCAGCCAGGATGTAACCTTGGGGAAGCCATTCGTGTGATTGCAGAGAGAGGCCTTGGGG ACGTGGACCAGCTGGTGAAGTGTTCTCATGAGCGctccattcatctctttattgaCTCCCTGCTGAATGAAGAAAACCCAAGCAAGGCTTACAGGTGCAACTCCAAGGAAGCCTTTGAGAAAGGGCTCTGCCTGAGTTGCAGAAAGAATCGCTGCAACAATGTGGGCTATGAGATCAACAAGGTCAGAGCCAAAAGGAGCAGCAAGATGTACCTGAAGACTCGTTCCCAGATGCCCTACAAAG TCTTCCATTACCAAGTCAAGATTCACTTCTCCGGGACTGAGGGTAACAAGCAGCACAACCAGGCCTTTGAGATTTCTCTGTATGGCACAGTGGCCGAGAGTGAGAACATCCCCTTCACTCT GCCTGAGGTCGCCACAAATAAAACCTACTCCTTCTTGATTTATACGGAGGTGGACATCGGAGAATTGCTGATGATGAAGCTGAAGTGGAAGAGCGATTCCTACTTCAGCTGGCCGGACTGGTGGAGCAGCCCCAGCTTTGTCGTCGAGCGGATCCGAGTGAAAGCAGGGGAGACACAAAAAAA GGTCATCTTCTGTGCGAGGGAGAAGGTGTCGAAGCTGCAGAAGGGAAAGGACTCCGCGGTGTTTGTGAAATGCCATGACAAGTCTCTGAAGAAGTCTGGCTG A